A genomic region of Mesorhizobium sp. NZP2077 contains the following coding sequences:
- a CDS encoding ABC transporter ATP-binding protein codes for METPETILSVKDLRVRFRTLDGAVEAVKGINIHVNAGETVAVVGESGSGKSQTMMAAMSLLASNGEATGSVDYRGRNLLTLSKSDLNKVRGAKISMIFQEPMTSLDPLYSMGNQLIEPIRRHRGLNAAEAREEALKLLRLVHIPDPERRMKSYPHEMSGGQRQRVMIAMALANDPDILIADEPTTALDVTIQAQILMLLAELQRKLGMAIVFITHDLGIVRRFADRVYVMRQGEVVEEGGAEAIFANPQHAYTKMLLAAEPTGTKAPPPANAPVVLEGRNVEVTFKIGGGFLAGEALMLRAVDDISIRLQRNQTIGIVGESGSGKSTLGRALLRLLPSDGLIRFGDRDISQADRQQMRPLRRQMQLVFQDPFGSLSPRMTVGQVITEGLLVHEPNLSGKQRDQRAVEALLEVGLDPNARNRYPHEFSGGQRQRIAIARAMILKPKMVVLDEPTSALDRSVQKQIVELLRKLQADHELSYLFISHDLSVVRAMADYIIVMKQGKIVEQGPTEAIFSNPQHVYTQTLMAAAIDVTRFRLSA; via the coding sequence ATGGAAACTCCCGAAACGATCCTCAGCGTCAAGGATCTGCGTGTCCGCTTCCGCACGCTCGACGGCGCGGTCGAGGCGGTGAAGGGCATCAACATCCACGTCAACGCGGGCGAGACCGTTGCCGTGGTCGGCGAGTCCGGCTCCGGCAAGAGCCAGACCATGATGGCGGCGATGAGCCTGCTGGCTTCGAATGGCGAAGCCACCGGCAGCGTCGACTATCGCGGCCGCAACCTGCTGACGCTGAGCAAATCCGACCTGAACAAGGTCCGCGGCGCCAAGATCAGCATGATCTTCCAGGAGCCGATGACCTCGCTCGATCCGCTCTATTCGATGGGCAACCAGCTGATCGAACCGATCCGCCGGCATCGCGGCCTGAATGCCGCCGAGGCACGCGAGGAGGCGCTCAAGCTTTTACGCCTCGTGCATATTCCCGATCCCGAGCGGCGGATGAAATCCTATCCGCACGAAATGTCCGGCGGCCAGCGCCAGCGCGTGATGATCGCGATGGCGCTCGCCAACGATCCCGACATATTGATCGCCGACGAGCCGACGACGGCGCTCGATGTCACCATCCAGGCGCAGATCCTGATGCTGCTCGCCGAACTGCAGCGCAAGCTTGGCATGGCGATCGTCTTCATCACCCACGATCTCGGCATCGTCCGGCGCTTCGCCGATCGGGTCTATGTCATGCGCCAGGGCGAGGTCGTCGAGGAAGGCGGGGCGGAAGCGATCTTCGCCAACCCGCAGCACGCCTACACCAAGATGCTGCTCGCGGCCGAGCCGACCGGAACCAAGGCGCCGCCGCCCGCCAATGCGCCTGTGGTGCTGGAAGGCCGGAATGTCGAAGTCACGTTCAAGATTGGCGGCGGGTTCCTTGCCGGTGAGGCGCTGATGCTGCGTGCGGTCGACGACATTTCGATCCGGCTGCAGCGCAACCAGACCATCGGCATTGTCGGCGAATCCGGATCGGGTAAATCGACGCTCGGCCGGGCTCTGCTGCGGCTGCTGCCGAGCGATGGGCTCATTCGTTTCGGCGATCGCGACATCTCCCAGGCCGACCGGCAGCAGATGCGGCCGCTGCGGCGCCAGATGCAACTCGTCTTCCAGGATCCGTTCGGGTCGCTGTCGCCACGCATGACCGTCGGTCAGGTCATCACCGAGGGGCTCTTGGTGCATGAGCCAAACCTCTCGGGCAAGCAACGCGACCAGCGCGCGGTCGAGGCCTTGCTTGAGGTCGGCCTCGATCCCAACGCCCGCAACCGCTACCCGCACGAATTCTCCGGCGGGCAACGGCAGCGCATCGCCATTGCCCGCGCCATGATCCTAAAGCCAAAGATGGTGGTGCTGGACGAGCCGACCTCGGCGCTCGACCGCTCGGTTCAGAAACAGATCGTCGAACTGCTGCGCAAGCTGCAGGCCGACCATGAACTATCCTACCTGTTCATCAGCCACGATCTCTCGGTCGTGCGCGCCATGGCCGACTACATCATCGTCATGAAGCAGGGCAAGATCGTCGAGCAGGGGCCGACAGAGGCGATCTTCAGCAATCCTCAGCACGTCTACACCCAGACGCTGATGGCCGCGGCGATCGATGTCACGCGCTTCCGGCTGAGCGCGTGA
- a CDS encoding ABC transporter permease subunit: protein MTDIAAAAAPAIVGRSLWGDAWARLKANRAAMFSLYYLALIGLVSVFGPWFVPHQYTTIYADYVRMPPSLSAYPKPEMIQGALTDAIKRMRVDLKEWHQEGSRVTVTVTSTKPVDDRNIRYLDRSDAFDDTKIESKSPDGLEVTMSTSVKQQYFLFGTDNTGRDLLSRTLMGGRISLAIGLLAGVVAVVIGVIYGAAAGFSGGKIDEVMMRIVDVLYSLPFIFFVIMLVVFFGRNFVLMFLAVGAVLWLDMARIVRGQALSIRRQEYVQAAEAMGVGQRGILLRHVIPNLLGPVVIYMTLLVPQVIILESFLSFLGLGVQEPMTSWGVLISVGAKNIGTANWLLLFPAFFLVSTLFALNFVGDGLRDALDPRDR, encoded by the coding sequence ATGACTGATATCGCAGCCGCGGCAGCTCCCGCCATCGTTGGCCGTTCGCTCTGGGGCGATGCCTGGGCGCGCCTCAAGGCCAACCGCGCCGCCATGTTCAGCCTCTACTATCTCGCTTTGATCGGGCTCGTCAGTGTGTTCGGCCCCTGGTTCGTGCCGCACCAGTACACGACCATCTATGCCGACTATGTCCGCATGCCGCCAAGCCTGTCGGCCTACCCGAAGCCGGAGATGATTCAAGGGGCACTCACGGACGCCATCAAGCGTATGCGGGTCGACCTCAAGGAGTGGCATCAGGAAGGCAGCCGAGTCACGGTCACGGTCACCTCGACCAAGCCGGTCGATGATCGCAACATCCGCTACCTCGACCGTTCCGATGCCTTCGACGACACCAAGATCGAGAGCAAGTCACCAGACGGGCTCGAGGTGACGATGAGCACGTCGGTCAAGCAGCAATACTTCCTGTTTGGCACCGACAACACCGGCCGCGATCTTCTCTCGCGCACGCTGATGGGCGGGCGCATCTCGCTCGCCATCGGCCTGCTCGCCGGCGTCGTGGCGGTGGTGATCGGGGTGATCTATGGCGCCGCCGCCGGCTTTTCCGGCGGCAAGATCGACGAGGTGATGATGCGCATCGTCGATGTGCTCTACTCCTTGCCGTTCATCTTCTTCGTCATCATGCTGGTGGTGTTCTTCGGCCGCAACTTCGTGCTGATGTTCCTGGCCGTGGGGGCGGTGCTGTGGCTCGATATGGCGCGCATCGTGCGTGGCCAGGCGCTGTCGATCCGCCGCCAGGAATATGTCCAAGCAGCGGAAGCCATGGGCGTCGGCCAGCGCGGCATCCTGCTGCGCCATGTCATCCCCAATCTGCTCGGCCCGGTGGTCATCTACATGACGCTGCTGGTGCCGCAGGTCATCATCCTGGAAAGCTTTCTGTCGTTCCTCGGCCTCGGCGTGCAGGAGCCGATGACCAGCTGGGGCGTGCTGATCTCGGTCGGCGCCAAGAACATCGGCACCGCCAACTGGCTGCTGCTGTTTCCTGCCTTCTTCCTCGTCTCGACGCTGTTTGCGCTGAATTTCGTCGGCGACGGCCTGCGCGATGCGCTCGACCCAAGGGACCGCTGA
- a CDS encoding ABC transporter permease subunit, producing MLRYVFRRLLTAIPTLFVIVTMAFFLMRVAPGGPFNQERGLSPEIKANLEAQFGLNDPLWLQYVHYLGNLLRGNFGPSYNMPDFTVTELFAKGLPISVQLGASALILALLLGSVLGTVAALNQNKLGDYTVIALATAGSTIPTFVIAPLIQLLFGLTWKLLPIGGWGDGAFINKVGPVLTLALPQIAIVARLMRGSMIESLRSHHIRTARALGLSDWSVVVKHALRGAILPIVSFTGPAAAALLTGSVIVETIFSIPGVGRYFVDAALNRDYTLVMGTVVVIAIFTIVFNLIVDVMYAVVDPRVRYD from the coding sequence ATGCTGCGATACGTATTCCGGCGGCTTTTGACCGCCATCCCGACGCTGTTCGTCATCGTGACGATGGCGTTCTTCCTGATGCGCGTCGCGCCAGGCGGGCCATTCAACCAGGAGCGGGGGCTGAGCCCCGAGATCAAGGCCAATCTTGAAGCCCAGTTCGGCCTCAACGATCCGCTCTGGCTGCAATATGTCCACTATCTCGGCAATCTCCTGCGCGGCAATTTCGGCCCGAGCTACAACATGCCGGATTTCACCGTCACCGAACTGTTCGCCAAGGGCCTGCCCATTTCGGTCCAACTCGGTGCCTCGGCGCTGATCCTGGCGCTGCTGCTCGGCTCCGTGCTCGGCACCGTTGCCGCGCTCAACCAGAACAAGCTTGGCGACTATACGGTGATTGCGCTGGCAACGGCCGGCAGCACCATCCCCACCTTCGTGATCGCGCCGCTGATCCAGCTCCTCTTCGGGTTGACCTGGAAGCTGCTGCCGATCGGTGGTTGGGGCGATGGCGCCTTCATCAACAAGGTCGGCCCGGTGCTCACCCTTGCCTTGCCGCAGATCGCCATCGTTGCCCGCCTCATGCGCGGCTCGATGATCGAATCGCTGCGCTCCCATCATATCCGCACGGCCCGCGCGCTCGGCCTTTCTGACTGGTCGGTGGTGGTCAAGCACGCCCTGCGCGGCGCCATCCTGCCGATCGTCTCATTCACCGGTCCCGCCGCGGCGGCCTTGCTGACCGGCTCAGTCATCGTCGAGACGATCTTCTCCATTCCAGGCGTCGGCCGCTATTTCGTCGATGCCGCGCTCAACCGCGACTACACGCTGGTGATGGGGACAGTGGTGGTGATCGCCATCTTCACTATCGTCTTCAACCTGATCGTCGACGTCATGTACGCGGTCGTCGACCCGAGGGTGCGCTATGACTGA
- a CDS encoding peptide ABC transporter substrate-binding protein, with the protein MLKNMLKATVFATTMAVAAGAFYTPAFAESVYNRGTAAESESVDPHKTSTVYEANVLRDLFQGLVMQDEKANLIPGAAESWTVSDDGTVYTFKLRKDGQWSDGSPVTADDFVYAFHRLEDPATGAEYASMLYPVKGAEDVNTKKGKPEDMGVKAIDANTLEVTLKAPTPYFLEMLTHQATYPVSKASIEKLGADWIKPGNLVSNGAYTLAEWVPNDHMKLVKNPKFWDAATVKFDVVNYIPTEDRSSAMKRFEAGELDSYDDLPTEQLADLKTKFGGQIHVGPYLGTYYYAIKTDKAPWNNPELRNAISMAIDRDFIAEKVWQNSMLPGYSMVPPGIEGYTPAMAKYADMPQIDREDAAKKILEKLGYTPEHPLKMEIRYNTSENHKNTAVAIQEQLKPLGVDVTLLNTDTKTHYSFLEQKGDYDVARAAWVADYKDPETFLGISRKASGNNYSNYNSAPYEAAMDKAAAAGGKPEERMKDLSEAERILVDDVGQIPLLYYSYHDIVSSKLHGFVDNVMDVHPSRFVSKD; encoded by the coding sequence ATGCTGAAAAACATGCTGAAGGCGACGGTATTCGCCACCACCATGGCGGTAGCCGCCGGCGCATTCTACACGCCGGCCTTCGCCGAGAGCGTCTATAACAGAGGCACCGCCGCTGAATCGGAATCGGTCGACCCGCACAAGACCTCGACGGTCTATGAAGCGAATGTCTTGCGTGACCTGTTCCAGGGCCTTGTCATGCAGGACGAGAAGGCTAACCTCATCCCGGGCGCCGCCGAAAGCTGGACGGTATCGGACGACGGCACCGTCTACACCTTCAAGCTGCGCAAGGACGGCCAGTGGTCGGACGGCAGCCCGGTGACGGCTGACGACTTCGTCTACGCCTTCCACCGGCTGGAAGACCCGGCGACCGGCGCCGAATACGCCTCGATGCTGTATCCGGTGAAGGGTGCGGAGGACGTCAACACCAAGAAGGGCAAGCCCGAGGACATGGGTGTCAAGGCGATCGACGCCAACACCCTGGAAGTGACGCTGAAGGCGCCGACCCCTTACTTCCTGGAGATGCTGACCCATCAGGCGACCTATCCGGTCAGCAAGGCTTCGATTGAAAAGCTCGGCGCCGACTGGATCAAGCCCGGCAATCTTGTTTCGAACGGCGCCTATACGCTGGCCGAATGGGTTCCCAACGACCATATGAAACTGGTCAAGAATCCGAAATTCTGGGATGCCGCGACCGTCAAGTTCGACGTCGTCAACTACATCCCGACCGAAGATCGTTCATCGGCGATGAAGCGCTTCGAGGCGGGTGAACTCGACAGCTATGACGATCTGCCGACCGAACAGCTCGCCGATCTCAAGACCAAGTTCGGCGGCCAGATCCATGTCGGCCCATATCTCGGCACCTACTACTACGCGATCAAGACCGACAAGGCGCCGTGGAACAATCCTGAATTGCGCAACGCCATCTCGATGGCGATCGACCGCGACTTCATCGCTGAAAAGGTCTGGCAGAACTCGATGCTGCCCGGCTATTCCATGGTGCCTCCCGGCATCGAGGGCTACACGCCGGCTATGGCCAAATACGCCGACATGCCGCAGATCGACCGCGAGGACGCGGCCAAGAAAATCCTCGAGAAGCTCGGCTACACGCCCGAACATCCGCTGAAGATGGAAATCCGCTACAACACCTCGGAGAACCACAAGAATACCGCGGTCGCCATTCAGGAGCAGCTGAAGCCACTCGGCGTCGATGTCACGCTGCTCAACACCGACACCAAGACCCACTATTCCTTCCTCGAGCAGAAGGGCGACTACGACGTGGCGCGTGCCGCCTGGGTCGCCGACTACAAGGATCCGGAAACCTTCCTCGGCATCTCGCGCAAGGCGAGCGGCAACAACTACTCGAACTACAACAGCGCGCCATACGAAGCGGCCATGGACAAGGCGGCCGCCGCCGGCGGCAAGCCCGAGGAGCGCATGAAGGACCTCTCCGAGGCCGAACGCATTCTCGTCGACGATGTCGGCCAGATTCCGCTTCTCTACTACAGCTACCACGACATCGTTTCTTCGAAGCTGCATGGCTTCGTCGACAATGTGATGGACGTCCATCCGTCGCGCTTCGTCAGCAAGGACTGA
- a CDS encoding TadE/TadG family type IV pilus assembly protein: protein MVQNLISRVRKRAYRTDNSGTSAVEFALLSPLFILLILGMVAYGIYFGAANSIQQIAADAARTAIAGLNQTERQTLVASYLTNNAGGYPFVDASKLTYQANDSVADGSQFVVSISYDARNLPIWNLFPGIAMPGTTITRQSTIRVGGI, encoded by the coding sequence ATGGTTCAGAACCTCATTTCCCGGGTCCGAAAGCGCGCATACCGAACGGACAATTCGGGAACCTCGGCGGTCGAGTTCGCTCTGCTGTCGCCGCTCTTTATCCTTCTTATTCTCGGAATGGTTGCATACGGCATCTATTTTGGTGCTGCCAACTCAATTCAGCAGATCGCGGCCGATGCCGCCCGGACAGCCATAGCCGGGCTGAACCAGACCGAGCGGCAGACGCTGGTGGCCAGCTACCTCACCAACAATGCCGGCGGATACCCCTTCGTGGACGCCAGCAAACTGACCTACCAGGCCAATGACAGCGTGGCCGATGGAAGTCAGTTCGTGGTGTCCATCTCGTACGATGCCCGCAACCTGCCGATCTGGAATCTTTTCCCGGGCATAGCGATGCCGGGGACCACGATCACGCGCCAGTCAACGATCAGGGTCGGAGGAATCTAA
- a CDS encoding TadG family pilus assembly protein, with protein sequence MLQRAGKGIGRLARSMVGDRKANFAVMTALIAPVALALAAVAIDEASIYTERRQAQAMVDLAAITAASNINNVNTAVVTTLTDNGMPGVVVQASGQTIAPAVGKTVVTVTQGRYASTTTNVTQRFQAGVTPYNAVRVTLTKIPARYFASSLIPSPVIGTQATASMTPQATFSVGSRLLSVNGGILNALLSGLLGGNISLSVMDYNGLISADVSVLSFISALATQLNITAGTYSDVLASKATVGQIATAMANVPGLGNTAKVALQTIASKSTSTVKIPLSSLIDLGSVGSLGLGQQPTGLGVDASAMGMLTAAAVLANGANQAAINLGATIPGLLSTQLAIAIGEPAQSSPWLAIDGIGTTVRTAQTRIKLTASVGVGTSGLGGGISLLAVNLPLNVEVAYAEAKLTDITCPTGPSSISVSIAAHPGIAQLNLANSNNPSGFADFSQPQTFTDAEIADVSLHLLLINIPLIQVMGSAAVAITNNSPQTLTFNATDIANKTIKTVSTRNISQSLTTSLVNNLSLSVGVLGLGIDLTALLGTVKPAVVAVLNTVTAPVDDLLYNVLSALGVGVGQADVRVTGATCGRAVLVQ encoded by the coding sequence ATGCTGCAGCGTGCGGGCAAGGGCATCGGCCGGCTTGCACGGTCGATGGTGGGCGACAGGAAAGCGAACTTCGCCGTCATGACCGCACTGATCGCGCCGGTCGCGCTGGCGCTGGCCGCGGTGGCCATCGACGAGGCCTCGATCTACACCGAGCGCCGGCAAGCCCAGGCGATGGTCGACCTGGCAGCGATCACCGCGGCCTCGAACATCAACAATGTCAACACGGCGGTCGTCACCACGCTCACCGACAACGGCATGCCGGGTGTCGTCGTTCAAGCCTCGGGCCAGACCATTGCCCCAGCTGTCGGAAAGACGGTGGTGACGGTCACGCAAGGCCGGTATGCCTCAACGACCACCAATGTCACCCAGCGCTTCCAGGCAGGCGTGACACCCTATAATGCGGTGCGTGTCACGCTGACGAAGATCCCCGCCCGCTATTTCGCCAGCTCGCTCATCCCCAGTCCGGTCATCGGTACCCAAGCCACGGCCAGCATGACGCCGCAGGCGACATTCTCGGTCGGATCGAGACTGCTCAGCGTCAATGGCGGCATCCTCAACGCTCTTCTGAGCGGGCTCCTCGGCGGCAACATCTCGCTCAGCGTCATGGACTATAACGGGCTGATCTCGGCCGATGTCAGCGTGCTTTCCTTCATCAGTGCGCTGGCCACACAGCTGAACATCACGGCCGGCACCTATTCGGACGTGCTGGCCTCGAAGGCAACCGTCGGCCAGATCGCCACCGCCATGGCCAATGTTCCCGGCCTCGGCAATACGGCCAAGGTCGCCCTGCAGACCATCGCTTCCAAGTCGACCAGCACGGTCAAGATTCCGCTCAGCAGTCTCATCGACCTCGGTTCGGTCGGCAGCCTGGGCCTCGGTCAACAGCCGACCGGCCTCGGCGTCGACGCCAGCGCCATGGGGATGCTGACCGCCGCCGCAGTGCTCGCGAACGGCGCCAACCAGGCCGCGATCAATCTCGGCGCCACCATCCCGGGGCTGCTCTCCACCCAGCTCGCCATTGCCATTGGCGAGCCGGCGCAATCCTCGCCCTGGCTGGCGATCGACGGCATCGGCACCACCGTGCGGACGGCCCAGACGCGCATCAAACTGACGGCCTCCGTAGGCGTCGGCACGTCGGGCCTTGGCGGCGGCATCAGCCTCTTGGCCGTCAATCTGCCGCTCAATGTGGAAGTTGCCTATGCCGAAGCGAAGCTGACCGACATCACCTGTCCAACAGGGCCTTCCAGCATCAGTGTTTCCATTGCCGCACACCCCGGCATTGCCCAGCTGAACCTGGCCAACAGCAACAATCCTTCCGGCTTCGCCGATTTCAGCCAACCGCAGACCTTCACCGACGCCGAGATCGCCGATGTCAGCCTCCATCTGCTGTTGATCAACATCCCGCTGATCCAGGTAATGGGTTCGGCCGCGGTCGCGATCACCAACAACAGCCCGCAGACCCTGACCTTCAACGCGACCGACATCGCCAACAAGACGATCAAGACCGTTTCGACGCGCAACATCTCGCAGTCGCTCACCACGTCACTGGTCAACAACTTGTCGCTTTCGGTCGGTGTGCTTGGTCTCGGCATCGACCTCACCGCCCTGCTCGGAACGGTCAAACCCGCGGTGGTGGCGGTGCTCAACACCGTAACGGCGCCTGTCGACGACCTGCTCTACAATGTGCTGTCCGCCCTGGGTGTCGGTGTCGGCCAGGCCGATGTGCGCGTCACCGGGGCGACCTGCGGACGCGCGGTGCTGGTTCAGTAG
- a CDS encoding alpha-glucosidase family protein: MADNNASPWADPGAGQGTEWWRGCVIYQVYPRSLQDTTGNGSGDLRGVTARLAHIASLGVDAVWLSPFFKSPMADMGYDVSDYRDVDPMFGSLEDFDALVAEAHGLGLKIVIDQVLSHSSDKHEWFIESRASRDNPKADWYVWADTKPDGNAPNNWLSVFGGPSWEWDSTRRQYYMHNFLASQPDLNFHNPEVQDALLDTVRFWLERGVDGFRLDTVNYYVHDRWLRSNPPLASSVAGTNCETNTYLYQEHLFDKTQPENLAFLRRFRALLDEYEDRAAVGEIGDEGRSLQTLAAYTSGGDKLHMCYTFDLLGPQFSAAHVRGCVEAFEHAVADGWVCWAFSNHDVVRHVSRWTGPDGDADAVAKFSIMLLACLRGSICLYQGEELGLEEAELAYEDLRDPVGIRFWPGVKGRDGCRTPMVWEAGADNAGFSTGKPWLPVPDSHRSRAADMQNGDEQSVLSAYRSTLALRRRHPALVSGSIRFLDAEGDVLAFIREGGGERLLCVFNFASEPANWPLPGDTGAIAAVSGGSAAVEEETLALPALGCFLGRLD; this comes from the coding sequence ATGGCCGATAACAATGCCAGCCCTTGGGCCGATCCGGGGGCCGGGCAGGGGACCGAATGGTGGCGTGGCTGCGTCATCTATCAGGTCTATCCGCGCTCCTTGCAGGACACGACCGGCAATGGCAGCGGCGATCTCAGGGGCGTCACGGCAAGGCTTGCCCACATCGCCTCGCTCGGCGTCGATGCCGTCTGGCTGTCGCCCTTCTTCAAGTCGCCGATGGCCGACATGGGCTACGACGTGTCGGACTATCGCGACGTCGATCCGATGTTCGGTTCGCTTGAGGATTTCGACGCTCTCGTCGCCGAGGCGCACGGGCTCGGTCTGAAAATCGTCATCGACCAGGTGCTGTCGCACTCATCCGACAAGCACGAGTGGTTCATCGAAAGCCGCGCCAGTCGCGACAATCCCAAGGCGGACTGGTACGTCTGGGCCGATACGAAGCCCGATGGCAACGCACCCAACAACTGGCTGTCCGTCTTCGGTGGCCCGTCCTGGGAGTGGGATTCGACCCGCCGGCAATATTACATGCACAATTTCCTCGCCTCGCAGCCAGATCTGAATTTCCACAATCCGGAGGTCCAGGATGCGCTGCTGGACACTGTGCGCTTCTGGCTGGAGCGTGGCGTCGACGGTTTCCGGCTCGATACGGTCAACTATTATGTCCACGACCGCTGGCTGCGCAGCAACCCGCCTTTGGCGTCGAGCGTCGCCGGCACCAACTGCGAGACCAACACCTACCTCTACCAGGAGCATCTGTTCGACAAGACGCAGCCGGAGAACCTGGCTTTCCTCAGGCGCTTCCGCGCATTGCTCGACGAGTATGAGGACCGCGCCGCGGTCGGCGAAATCGGCGATGAGGGCCGCTCGCTGCAGACCCTGGCCGCCTACACCTCCGGCGGCGACAAGCTGCATATGTGCTACACCTTCGACCTGCTCGGTCCACAATTTTCGGCGGCGCATGTGCGCGGCTGTGTCGAGGCCTTCGAACATGCGGTCGCCGACGGCTGGGTCTGCTGGGCATTCTCCAATCACGACGTGGTGCGCCATGTCAGCCGCTGGACAGGGCCGGACGGCGATGCCGACGCGGTGGCAAAATTCTCGATCATGCTGCTAGCCTGCCTGCGTGGCTCGATCTGCCTCTACCAGGGCGAGGAACTCGGCCTGGAGGAGGCGGAGCTTGCCTATGAGGATCTGCGCGATCCGGTCGGCATCCGCTTCTGGCCGGGCGTGAAGGGGAGGGATGGTTGCCGCACGCCGATGGTCTGGGAAGCCGGCGCCGACAATGCGGGTTTCTCGACTGGCAAGCCCTGGCTGCCGGTCCCCGACAGCCATCGCTCCCGCGCCGCCGATATGCAGAACGGCGACGAGCAATCGGTGCTGTCCGCCTACCGCTCAACGCTCGCCTTGCGCCGGCGGCATCCAGCGTTGGTCAGCGGTTCGATCCGCTTTCTCGATGCCGAAGGCGATGTACTGGCCTTCATCCGCGAAGGCGGCGGCGAGAGGCTGCTCTGTGTCTTCAATTTCGCGAGCGAGCCGGCGAATTGGCCGTTGCCCGGGGATACCGGAGCAATTGCGGCTGTCTCGGGTGGCTCCGCTGCCGTGGAGGAAGAGACGCTCGCGCTGCCGGCACTCGGTTGCTTCCTTGGCCGGCTCGACTGA